The window GGCGCGCGTCAACAAGGCCACGTGCGTCTCCAGCGACGCGGGGTCTGCCGACGTCCGGCTCGCGAGGAACGGGAAGGCGTGACGGAAGCCCGGGGGCTGCGTGAGAGTCGGTAGCCACGCGGTGGACCGCGACAGCAGTGTCGCCACGAGGAAGAGTACGCAACGCGTTGTGCGATTTGGTGTCGGAAGCATAGTTCGATGCGGATAGTGCCTGTAGAGTACTAGAAACCCGCATCACCAAACGTGGAGGtgcgctcacagtcaagcaggATTCAGGGGGATGAGCCGGCGCGGGTTTGTGGATCTCGAAGTACAGACGGGCGTGTGTCGTGCGGCAAACCTCATGTTTGTCTTTCCACGAATGAATCTCCAGGCGCCTCATCACGATTGAAATAGATATCAACAGGACTCGAAAAAATGAATGGATACAGAAAAGACACACTTTGCATAAATGTAGGTGTCTGATTGTATCCACAACAGAACGTTTAGGTGAGGAATGAAACCCTCAAATCGAAATGTCCGACCACGACCCAGCCAGGGAGCTTCCGAATAGGAGCCGCGGCGGACTCGTGAAAAAACGTAGCCACGGAGATCGTCTCATAAACTCGATGGTCTTTTTATGCTCAAGATACCCTGGATACTTCTGCAAATTTGTCGCACCATCAATTTCAGTCGGGTCGAAACAGTGATCGGTATCTTTTCCTAGCAACAATTATCTGTAAGGAACCCTGCACGAGACCCTCCAACGAAcaggatttacagttacctGCCCTCTCTCCCTCACAAAGTACGTAGGTCTCACCCATCATGAATCCACGGGCCCGTTCTCCCCACGCCGGTCACGACCATTCTCCCGCATCGGTGTTGCCGACCGTCGCATTCTACACCGAACGCGACATCGTGCAAAAGCGCGGGGGTATCATTAGTCAACGTGTCGCCAACAAGCAGTATCACGCCTTACTCCAGGCCAACGTGATGATCTACAAGACGCTCCCAAAAGACGATCGCAGCGACTTTGCCAAGAACATATACAATTTTCTCACGCGAGTTTGCCAGCGTCGCATCGTCCAGTACCGTACCGGCGGTGATGATTACGTCGTGCTCGACGAAAGTAAAGGCGCCATCGTCATTTCCGCGGCGATTCGAGACGATAAGACTGCACAGGCCTGTTGCGCCTCGAATCCTCTTTGGATTTTGGGACACCATGATCCTAGCCAGATGTATGGAGGAATGCCGTTCTTGTACCGGACCAACAATGACAACAAAAACattaacaacaacaacaacaacaacaacaacaacaacaacaccgaAGCAGAGACTGTTTGGCACCATTGTCAATCCAGTACCGAGGCGCAAACGTTTCTAGTACAGGGACATTTGAAAAACTTGTTAGTTCTGCCTTCGGATATTGATATTCCGGATCGCTCTGTTCTTTCCTTTGCTCACCGACGCGACAACCTGCCGGCGCTGACGGTAACCAACTTGGCCGGACGAGACGGAGAGGATGTTGGTGATcatgacgaagaagaagacctTGACGAGGCGGATGATTTACTCCGAATACTGGAACAGCGTCACGCGGACGACAACGGAGACACTCATTTACCACCCCACTACCAGCACCAAGGGAAGGTTTCACCTTACTCGCACGGATCATGTGCATCCGATTTTACGTATCCCGTCCATCACCGCCATCGCGCTGTTTCACATGAAATGTTCGAGCAGCATTGGCACCCCTACGCAGAGCTTGGGGATATCTTTGCCATGGATTTGGAGCCCCGACCGATAGAAACAACGAATGATTCCTCGGGAATCACGGCCATAAAATTGAGGGACCTACCAACCTTTCCCGTCTCGTCCAGCTGCTCGACCATATCCATGTCGGACGGAGAAGACGACCACATCATTGAGATCGAAGGTGAACCGATATCTTCCCGGCGGAAACGACCCCGATGTTGGGAAACTAGCATTGCGGCAAACTCCTCGAGCAGCTTATGGTCTGGTTCGGGTGAGGACGCTTTTTGTCGTTACCAATGGGAGTGGTAGAGAACAAGTCCATTGCTACCACCACAATCCAAGGTAGCTTCCTGACGCACGCTGCTTTAGAGGCGGTTGTTGGATACGGATACGCCGCTGGTCGCACGTTTCCCGATTGTTGATTTCTAtttctttcatttcctttctACATTTGTGTACTTTTTTCTAGGTTCGTTTTTACCATACCTAATAGTATGAAATTTGCAATTTTTACACACAGATGTAATGGTTTACATACAGCTTTGAGGGTTATAGGTAAATGCCGGAGAATGATCCCTCCGACTTTGTGCTTGTCAATAGACTATTCCTAGAACGTCTAACCAGGCGTCCACGCCACCCAGCAGGTGGAGCTACTACTAGGTATGCCAAGGGAAGGCGGGATTTTCGAAAGCAAAACAACGAACCAAAACCGCCCACTTTCAGAGTCAATACGTCTCTTGTTGATGTAGTACTGAATGGTTTGTTATCTTTTCCGTGTCTTTCCATCTATATAACAACTGCTCTACATCCCGGTACTCAGTATCGACTGCGCTTTTGTCTATTGTAAAGTGGCGCAGAAGTATTGTGTCGTGTCTGATGTTggtcattcactgtcacaatcAGTCGAAACGAAACTGCCGTAACTATCAATTCGATACCGTCGAGTCAGGAAACAGAGAGCTATAGCTCTAGAGGCATAGCCAATGAAACAGCCGGCCTCATGTCAATAAGAAATCTTTACATATGCTTTGTAGTCAATCATGGATGCTGTGTGACTTGCTGGTGACTTGTGGCCGACACGGCAAACTCACAGGCCGTTGCATCACCATCATACTACAGTTACCGAATTTTGTGCTCAATCATTCACCCACGGAAATGACGTATTTCTGCCGTTTGACAGTTGGGAAGCCCAAGAAGCCTTCTTACCAAACATTTTGCTGATGACTCTCCTACTGATCTTAGGCTTCCTAGGACGACAATTTGGCATGATTTCAGTTGGAGAGTGATTGAGCCAAAATGTTGGATTCTGCAAGTAGATTTGCCGTCTTAGGAAGCCTAAAGGCTTCTTAGGCCTGAGAAGGCATTTTAGGCCTAAGAAGGAAATGAATCAGCTAGGCCGGCTCGCTTTCGGATATGTTTCAGAATTTGCGGATTTGCTATAATTTcgactttacagttagttatGTTCAATGTTTGAACGCGAGGGACGTTCCAAAGGAGgaagtcacagtcaaacacTTATGCGTTTCATCATACATATAATATACTCTATGAAACCGCTGAGTGTTCGGAACTTCCAAATCGAAGTCACGTCGGACACTGGGAAACACGTAGACAACGTGAACGTCTCATCAACGCGATGGtttgataaattatagccacacgACACTATAATTTCATACTACTGTGTAGATAAATTGGGGAAATTCGCTTTCGGGATTGCTTCGTTTACAGCATCGTTTGTAAGAACATCTATCTGCGACTTACTAGCTCTATATCTTCGCCTCGTTatgcttcctttttccaggctctgtcgtaggacagacgtAGTTGCCAGACGACTGCCCTCGTCATAAGTTCGAAAGAGAGTTCATTCGCTACAGGGTTATTAACAGGAAGTTGGTCCATTCTGTTTCCTATATtgattaaaacaatcggaaTCTCTGTGAAGCTTTCCCCCGAAGCactactttttcgtcttATTCTTACACTCGTGAGCAAGTAGATCAGATGGAGCCTGGTACTGCAGCGTTAAGTCGAATAATGActtccaaaaccaaaataCCTAATGAATAAAAACCTTTCGCCGATTGTACCTTGCTACGTAGCAATGGATTCTCTTTTCCgtgtctttccatttctataGTAATGGAAGTGCTCTAAGTAACGGTACTCGTTATTCACTATGTTTTCGTCAGCTGTTGCAACGACTCATGACCCGTATGACTGGGTCTGACGGATCGTCTCCGCAGAAACTTTTGAAAAGGCGGATCGAACACCACACAAAAATCCGTCACGTGCTTTGGAGAAAAGGTAACAGTTACCAACAAGCTGGCGCATCTTCTTTCGACG is drawn from Phaeodactylum tricornutum CCAP 1055/1 chromosome 25, whole genome shotgun sequence and contains these coding sequences:
- a CDS encoding predicted protein; the protein is MNPRARSPHAGHDHSPASVLPTVAFYTERDIVQKRGGIISQRVANKQYHALLQANVMIYKTLPKDDRSDFAKNIYNFLTRVCQRRIVQYRTGGDDYVVLDESKGAIVISAAIRDDKTAQACCASNPLWILGHHDPSQMYGGMPFLYRTNNDNKNINNNNNNNNNNNNTEAETVWHHCQSSTEAQTFLVQGHLKNLLVLPSDIDIPDRSVLSFAHRRDNLPALTVTNLAGRDGEDVGDHDEEEDLDEADDLLRILEQRHADDNGDTHLPPHYQHQGKVSPYSHGSCASDFTYPVHHRHRAVSHEMFEQHWHPYAELGDIFAMDLEPRPIETTNDSSGITAIKLRDLPTFPVSSSCSTISMSDGEDDHIIEIEGEPISSRRKRPRCWETSIAANSSSSLWSGSGEDAFCRYQWEW